Proteins from a genomic interval of Francisella salimarina:
- a CDS encoding DUF2147 domain-containing protein, giving the protein MSGYARFDKTNANGYWLQKDEATNTNVGVIHAYTNDHGSLNAKMFVPLANVDGGKVHPPMIYCKNCGKGDAYGHKYDYSSGSDTYQGLEFVWDIKKSGSADKPHGKGPVYTEGSVLNPHDGKYYHVKAQTIEDGDKVYVRAFWGYLGKDEYWQRIPKSQANKIKWECGLTKENIYPYQDKSGNIVDQKLWKECSTRDFVKDPL; this is encoded by the coding sequence ATGTCAGGCTATGCTAGATTTGATAAAACAAATGCAAATGGCTACTGGTTACAAAAGGATGAAGCAACTAACACAAATGTGGGAGTGATTCATGCTTATACTAATGACCATGGTAGTTTAAATGCTAAAATGTTTGTGCCGTTAGCAAATGTAGATGGTGGTAAGGTTCATCCACCTATGATTTATTGTAAAAATTGTGGCAAGGGAGATGCTTATGGGCATAAATATGATTACTCTAGTGGGAGTGATACATATCAAGGGCTAGAGTTTGTATGGGATATTAAAAAATCAGGTTCTGCCGATAAACCGCATGGTAAAGGACCAGTTTATACGGAGGGTTCGGTACTAAATCCACATGATGGTAAGTATTATCACGTCAAAGCTCAAACCATAGAAGATGGAGACAAAGTATATGTTAGAGCTTTTTGGGGCTATTTGGGTAAAGATGAGTATTGGCAAAGGATACCTAAGTCACAAGCAAACAAGATAAAATGGGAATGTGGTTTGACCAAAGAAAATATCTACCCATATCAAGATAAGTCTGGAAATATAGTTGATCAGAAACTATGGAAGGAGTGTTCAACAAGAGATTTCGTAAAAGATCCTTTGTAA
- the mutL gene encoding DNA mismatch repair endonuclease MutL translates to MHFQQNYRQIKVLSESLANQIAAGEVIERPSSVVKELIENSIDAGATAITIEVQEGGKSLIRIRDNGKGITRDDLRLALVPHATSKVYTLEELESVASMGFRGEALASIASVSKLKIISKHYNQDDAWQINNQTKEIIPAAHVTGTTIEVSELFYNTPARRKFLKKDNTEFLHISDLLKKYMLCYFGIAFRLIHNGKEVKDLLLAEDAQLKYNRVLDLYSRDFIENAIYIDKEVGDAHLWGWVASPRFNRARADMQSFYINGRIIKDKIVTHAIKNAYKDVMYGNRYPAFLLYLDMDYKEVDVNVHPAKSEVRFRNQKFIYDFLFGTVNKAITTSADIEIETSSSSESNIYQESKGTNNPLNIGNMSLDISVEDEQEESESNTSLLEKYLNNQTTQENDIHISQKSKASGLGQAICQIHGIYILSQVDDGVVLVDMHAAHERILYEEMKKTWHADTAKFKQNLLMPLTCRLSSNIVATIDENLEVFEKLGFEISVVADDAVLVRSTPIYVKDKDVQNLISNVATELTSSGKTKSVEFYLNHILATVSCHAAVRANDKLSIQEMNHLLRQMENVENSGQCNHGRPTWVKLNFAELDKFFLRGR, encoded by the coding sequence ATGCATTTTCAGCAGAATTATCGTCAAATAAAGGTTTTATCTGAAAGCTTAGCTAATCAAATAGCGGCTGGAGAAGTTATAGAAAGACCCTCGTCTGTAGTCAAAGAACTTATTGAGAACTCTATAGATGCTGGAGCAACCGCTATCACCATAGAAGTTCAAGAGGGTGGTAAGTCATTAATCAGAATTAGAGACAATGGTAAAGGGATTACTCGTGATGATTTGCGACTAGCACTAGTACCTCATGCAACAAGTAAAGTCTATACTCTCGAAGAGTTAGAATCTGTGGCTAGTATGGGTTTTCGTGGTGAGGCTTTAGCGAGTATTGCATCTGTATCTAAGCTAAAGATTATATCTAAACATTATAATCAAGATGATGCTTGGCAAATTAATAATCAAACTAAAGAAATCATACCAGCTGCTCATGTAACAGGAACAACTATTGAGGTTAGTGAACTCTTTTATAATACTCCAGCACGACGCAAATTTTTGAAAAAAGATAATACTGAGTTTTTACATATTTCTGATTTACTTAAGAAATATATGCTTTGCTATTTTGGTATAGCCTTTAGACTTATTCATAATGGTAAAGAGGTCAAAGATCTACTTTTAGCAGAAGATGCGCAACTTAAATACAATCGTGTCTTAGATTTGTATAGTCGTGATTTTATTGAAAATGCTATTTATATAGATAAAGAGGTTGGAGATGCTCATCTATGGGGCTGGGTGGCTAGTCCTAGATTCAATAGAGCTAGAGCAGATATGCAGAGCTTCTATATAAATGGACGTATTATCAAAGACAAGATTGTAACTCATGCGATCAAAAATGCTTATAAAGATGTAATGTATGGTAATAGATATCCAGCATTTTTACTTTATCTTGATATGGATTATAAAGAGGTGGATGTAAATGTTCACCCAGCTAAAAGTGAAGTGCGTTTTAGAAATCAAAAGTTCATCTATGACTTTCTATTTGGTACAGTCAATAAAGCTATAACTACAAGTGCAGATATCGAAATTGAGACTTCCAGCTCTAGTGAAAGCAATATATATCAAGAATCTAAAGGTACTAATAATCCTCTTAATATTGGTAATATGAGTTTGGATATTAGTGTGGAAGATGAGCAAGAGGAATCCGAATCAAATACTAGCTTACTTGAAAAATATTTAAATAATCAAACTACTCAAGAAAATGACATTCATATATCACAAAAGTCAAAAGCTAGTGGTTTAGGACAAGCTATCTGTCAGATTCATGGTATATACATACTCTCTCAAGTAGATGATGGTGTAGTACTTGTGGATATGCATGCTGCTCATGAGAGAATACTCTATGAAGAGATGAAAAAAACTTGGCATGCAGATACTGCTAAGTTTAAGCAAAATCTATTAATGCCTTTAACATGTAGATTATCAAGTAATATAGTCGCAACGATTGATGAGAATCTAGAAGTTTTTGAGAAGCTAGGCTTTGAAATATCAGTAGTAGCAGATGATGCAGTATTAGTACGTTCAACGCCAATATATGTTAAAGATAAAGATGTACAAAATCTAATATCAAATGTAGCTACAGAGCTTACATCCTCTGGCAAGACAAAGAGTGTTGAGTTTTATCTAAACCATATTTTGGCTACAGTATCTTGTCATGCTGCGGTTCGTGCTAATGATAAGCTTAGTATTCAGGAGATGAATCATCTACTAAGACAGATGGAGAATGTTGAAAATTCCGGTCAATGTAATCATGGCAGACCAACTTGGGTAAAGCTTAATTTTGCGGAGTTAGATAAATTCTTTTTGAGGGGACGATAA
- the trxB gene encoding thioredoxin-disulfide reductase, producing the protein MANHHKLIILGSGPAGYTAAIYAARANLNPVIITGMQPGGQLTTTTDVDNWPGEADGIMGPELMEKLQKQAERFDTQITYDTINSVDLQTRPLKLVGEIEEYTCDALIIATGATARYLGLESEEKFMGKGVSACATCDGFFYKNKDVAVVGGGNTAVEEALFLSNIAKSVTLIHRRDSLRSEKILIDKLMEKAENGNVNIIWDTTLEEVLGDDMGVNALRLKNVKTNEESKIDVMGVFIAIGHTPNTGIFKDQLEMENGYIKVKSGLAGDATQTNIQGVYAAGDVADHVYKQAVTSAGTGCMAALDAEKYLDGLDS; encoded by the coding sequence ATGGCAAATCATCATAAATTAATAATCCTAGGATCTGGTCCTGCTGGATATACTGCAGCGATCTATGCGGCTCGTGCAAACTTAAACCCTGTAATAATCACAGGTATGCAACCCGGTGGACAACTTACAACTACTACAGATGTAGATAACTGGCCAGGTGAAGCTGATGGTATCATGGGCCCTGAGCTTATGGAAAAACTACAGAAACAAGCTGAGAGATTCGATACACAAATCACATATGACACAATTAACTCTGTAGATCTACAAACTAGACCTTTAAAATTAGTTGGAGAGATTGAAGAGTATACTTGTGATGCTCTAATTATAGCTACTGGTGCTACTGCTAGATACTTAGGTTTAGAATCAGAAGAAAAGTTCATGGGTAAAGGTGTATCTGCTTGTGCTACTTGTGATGGCTTTTTTTACAAAAACAAAGATGTCGCTGTAGTTGGTGGTGGTAACACTGCTGTTGAAGAAGCATTATTCTTATCAAATATTGCAAAATCTGTAACACTAATTCATCGTAGAGATTCTCTTAGATCTGAGAAAATCCTTATCGATAAACTAATGGAAAAAGCAGAAAATGGTAATGTAAATATTATCTGGGATACGACACTAGAAGAAGTTCTTGGTGATGATATGGGTGTGAATGCTCTACGCCTTAAAAATGTCAAAACTAACGAAGAATCTAAAATTGATGTTATGGGGGTATTTATTGCTATCGGTCATACTCCAAACACAGGTATCTTCAAAGATCAGCTTGAAATGGAAAATGGTTATATCAAGGTAAAATCAGGTTTAGCTGGTGATGCTACTCAAACCAATATACAAGGTGTATACGCAGCTGGTGATGTAGCTGATCATGTTTACAAACAAGCAGTAACTTCTGCAGGTACTGGTTGTATGGCTGCGCTAGATGCTGAGAAGTATTTGGATGGATTGGATTCATAA
- a CDS encoding HAD-IA family hydrolase: protein MIKNIFFDLDGTLVNTVGDLTVATNAMRKHFGLEPVSEDVLANIIGKGYPTTVRKILALDFNDNDHIESIADTGIKIVSQTYKTLNSANSKVYPNVIETLDFLKQQGIKMAVVTNKHEEDAIQSLTHLDLIDYFEVIIGGDTTTSYKPYAEPLLFAMDKLNAKAEESLMVGDSMNDFLCAREANVKTIMVSYGYHNGVDLEALDSFAYIDNFAEIKNIVKEINPHQQLVVSK, encoded by the coding sequence ATGATAAAAAATATATTCTTTGACTTAGATGGCACTCTTGTAAATACAGTTGGTGATCTAACAGTTGCAACAAATGCCATGCGTAAACATTTTGGACTTGAGCCGGTATCTGAAGATGTCTTAGCAAATATAATTGGTAAAGGTTACCCTACTACTGTTAGAAAAATTCTAGCATTAGATTTCAATGATAATGATCATATTGAATCTATCGCTGATACAGGTATTAAAATTGTCAGTCAAACATACAAAACTCTAAATAGTGCTAATAGTAAAGTATATCCCAATGTCATTGAAACTTTAGATTTCTTAAAGCAACAAGGTATAAAAATGGCTGTTGTAACAAACAAACATGAAGAGGATGCTATACAATCTCTAACCCATTTAGATTTAATTGACTATTTTGAAGTAATTATTGGTGGAGATACTACAACGAGCTACAAACCATACGCTGAACCCTTACTGTTTGCTATGGATAAGCTAAATGCTAAAGCCGAAGAGAGTTTGATGGTTGGCGACTCTATGAATGATTTTTTGTGTGCTAGAGAGGCAAATGTAAAAACTATAATGGTAAGTTACGGTTATCATAATGGTGTAGATCTAGAAGCTCTAGATAGCTTTGCATATATTGATAATTTCGCTGAGATTAAAAACATTGTCAAAGAAATAAATCCACATCAGCAATTAGTAGTTTCAAAATAA
- a CDS encoding LysR family transcriptional regulator, translating into MKMLYELKLFVAAINYGNLSAAGREFYLSPASISNKINALEEYYQTKLLIRTTRKIEPTKAGEKLYITAIKLLEQLENLQEDIQNNENTAEGIIKITIPFDLGKQIILPILDEFKEKNPNIQYDINLTDDVISYNQFPFDIAIRYGNLPDSNFIAKKLVDNYRMLCASPEYLQKMNISNINDINMLDNYDFITLKINSNTIKKLYLIDQENNKYEVNIKPSYIVNNGYISRQMCINGNGISEKSYWDVKQDLESGTLVQVLPKYRVTLNKNDKPENMISIVHPSKQFQPYRIRMLNEFIVNSFSKLKS; encoded by the coding sequence ATGAAAATGTTATATGAGCTCAAATTATTCGTAGCTGCTATTAACTACGGTAACTTATCTGCTGCTGGACGAGAGTTTTATTTATCTCCCGCTAGTATTAGCAATAAAATCAATGCCCTTGAAGAGTATTACCAAACTAAACTTCTAATAAGAACCACAAGGAAAATAGAACCTACTAAAGCAGGAGAAAAGCTATACATTACTGCTATTAAGTTGCTAGAACAATTAGAAAACTTACAAGAAGATATTCAAAATAATGAGAATACTGCGGAAGGCATTATTAAGATAACGATTCCTTTTGACTTAGGTAAACAGATAATCCTACCAATTTTAGATGAGTTCAAAGAAAAAAATCCCAACATCCAATACGATATAAATCTAACTGATGATGTAATTTCCTACAATCAATTTCCTTTTGATATAGCAATTAGATATGGCAATCTACCAGATAGTAACTTTATTGCAAAAAAGCTCGTCGATAACTATAGAATGTTATGTGCCAGCCCCGAGTATCTACAAAAGATGAATATATCTAACATCAATGATATAAATATGTTAGATAACTATGATTTCATAACACTAAAAATAAACTCTAACACAATCAAAAAACTGTACCTAATTGATCAAGAGAATAATAAATATGAAGTTAACATAAAACCATCTTACATAGTTAATAATGGTTATATAAGCAGACAAATGTGTATTAATGGAAATGGGATAAGTGAAAAATCATATTGGGATGTTAAGCAAGATTTAGAATCAGGAACATTGGTACAGGTTCTACCAAAATATAGAGTAACACTCAACAAAAATGATAAACCTGAAAACATGATAAGTATAGTACATCCTTCGAAGCAGTTTCAGCCATATAGAATAAGAATGCTGAACGAATTTATAGTAAATAGTTTTTCAAAACTCAAAAGTTAG
- a CDS encoding MFS transporter, with product MKKGLIPLMLGGLAIGMTEFIMMGILPQVAGYFNVSIPEAGHLISIYALGVVVGAPLLIFFSSRYSPKKLLIVISIMLALFNGLSIFATNYEFLMVSRFLSGLPHGAFFGVGSVAAMRIADPGKESQAIALMFAGLTVANLLGIPLTTSLALMVGWQIAFVIVALIGIMTVVTVLLFIPNLELEKSKDSTSTSDKHILLKSNSWLALGVVSLGFAGLFAWYSYISPLMINVTELSNTTIPYILFLAGLGMFFGNLYGGKLTDKAGAINATVVTLVGLVLALLLMYLTANFKIFAIVISFGLGFFAFALVPAVQTLVIEVFKGSEMLGSTLSIAGFNIANAIGAFAGGLPIAYGFSYSSSVIAGMIVSILGVLMIFMLKYRLSMATQSA from the coding sequence ATGAAAAAAGGTTTAATTCCACTAATGTTAGGTGGTCTTGCGATAGGGATGACAGAATTTATCATGATGGGAATACTTCCTCAGGTAGCAGGGTATTTTAATGTGAGTATTCCAGAGGCAGGACACTTGATAAGTATATATGCATTAGGAGTTGTAGTTGGAGCACCATTATTAATATTTTTCTCATCAAGATATAGCCCTAAAAAGTTACTTATAGTGATAAGTATTATGCTGGCATTATTTAATGGTTTATCAATATTTGCGACAAATTATGAGTTCCTAATGGTTTCAAGATTTTTATCGGGTTTACCTCATGGTGCCTTTTTTGGCGTTGGTTCTGTAGCTGCTATGCGTATAGCTGACCCAGGTAAAGAATCACAAGCTATAGCTTTGATGTTTGCTGGATTAACTGTAGCTAATCTTCTGGGTATTCCTTTGACAACATCTTTAGCACTGATGGTAGGATGGCAAATAGCATTTGTGATAGTTGCTTTGATAGGTATTATGACAGTTGTTACAGTGTTGTTGTTTATTCCAAATCTAGAGCTAGAAAAATCTAAGGACTCTACCAGTACATCAGATAAGCATATATTATTAAAATCTAATAGCTGGCTAGCTTTAGGAGTAGTTTCTTTAGGTTTTGCTGGATTGTTTGCATGGTATAGTTATATATCTCCATTAATGATAAATGTAACAGAGCTTTCAAATACAACTATTCCGTATATATTATTCTTAGCTGGTTTAGGAATGTTTTTTGGGAACCTATATGGTGGTAAATTAACTGATAAAGCTGGAGCAATAAATGCTACAGTTGTTACTTTAGTTGGTCTTGTATTAGCGTTATTATTGATGTATCTAACAGCTAATTTTAAAATTTTTGCAATAGTTATAAGTTTTGGATTAGGATTCTTTGCATTTGCTCTAGTTCCGGCTGTTCAAACCTTAGTGATAGAAGTTTTTAAAGGGTCTGAAATGTTAGGCTCTACGCTAAGTATCGCAGGATTTAACATTGCTAATGCAATAGGTGCTTTTGCTGGAGGTCTACCAATCGCTTATGGTTTTTCATACTCAAGTAGTGTAATTGCAGGTATGATAGTTTCTATATTAGGAGTGTTAATGATATTTATGCTTAAATATAGATTATCAATGGCTACTCAAAGTGCTTAG
- a CDS encoding copper homeostasis protein CutC, with amino-acid sequence MTTLEICIDNYQSILNAQKAGVDRLELCSALGVEGLTPSPSLVKFAKENFIGSLQAMVRHRAGDFYYDKIDQQIMLDDLKTMLELNIDGIVIGALTKENKVDKEFLKPFIELTKKAGKELTFHRAIDLTTDIYTATQEIIELGFDRILTSGAKPNVIEGLEIIRTLQEKFGSQIQIMPGGGINSNNLKEILETTKVTNIHCSASKKILRDTKCTAFPSSALEIKVSQVDEMTAIKSKLNN; translated from the coding sequence ATGACAACCCTAGAAATCTGTATAGATAACTATCAATCAATACTCAATGCCCAAAAAGCTGGCGTTGATAGATTAGAACTATGCTCCGCTCTTGGAGTAGAAGGACTTACACCCTCGCCTAGTTTAGTCAAATTTGCCAAAGAGAATTTCATAGGTTCATTACAGGCTATGGTTCGCCATCGTGCTGGTGATTTTTATTACGATAAGATAGACCAGCAAATTATGCTCGATGATCTAAAAACAATGCTTGAACTAAATATAGATGGAATTGTAATTGGTGCTTTAACCAAAGAAAATAAAGTTGATAAAGAATTTCTGAAACCATTTATTGAACTTACAAAAAAAGCTGGCAAAGAACTAACCTTTCATAGAGCAATTGATTTAACAACAGATATATACACAGCTACTCAAGAAATTATTGAACTAGGTTTTGATAGAATTTTAACATCTGGAGCTAAACCAAATGTAATAGAAGGTTTAGAAATTATAAGAACTCTACAAGAAAAGTTTGGCAGCCAAATTCAAATAATGCCTGGTGGTGGAATTAACTCAAATAATTTAAAAGAAATACTCGAAACTACAAAAGTAACAAATATCCACTGCTCTGCTTCTAAAAAAATTTTACGAGATACTAAATGTACTGCTTTTCCATCGTCTGCTTTAGAAATTAAAGTTAGTCAAGTTGATGAGATGACTGCAATAAAATCAAAACTTAACAATTAA
- a CDS encoding DUF1543 domain-containing protein, with translation MSQLFIVYLGGSAPKANIELHDVQFVIGDNIEATYEQLRQNWFGTVKGLHLDSYKALKGADGYQISIQDRPQNFNKKLYFVNLGGYDESKLNELHEFALFVAADKTEAKEKAKQSLLKNSLHQHKDNLMEIDDCLELSSIDDKYIHLTISDDKYDLKPDWFGYRVIGS, from the coding sequence ATGAGCCAATTATTTATAGTTTACCTCGGTGGCAGCGCACCCAAAGCAAATATAGAGTTACATGATGTACAGTTTGTGATTGGTGATAATATTGAAGCTACTTACGAACAGCTTAGACAAAACTGGTTTGGCACGGTCAAAGGATTGCATTTGGATAGTTATAAAGCTCTCAAAGGCGCAGATGGTTATCAAATATCTATCCAAGATAGACCTCAAAACTTTAATAAAAAGTTATATTTTGTCAATCTTGGTGGCTATGATGAATCTAAGCTAAATGAGCTACATGAGTTTGCTTTATTTGTTGCTGCAGATAAAACAGAAGCAAAAGAAAAAGCAAAGCAAAGTCTACTAAAAAACTCTCTACATCAGCACAAAGATAATCTTATGGAAATTGATGATTGTTTAGAGCTTAGCTCTATAGATGATAAGTATATTCATTTAACTATAAGTGATGATAAGTATGATCTAAAACCAGATTGGTTTGGGTATAGAGTTATAGGTTCTTAA
- a CDS encoding N(4)-(beta-N-acetylglucosaminyl)-L-asparaginase: MILIANDEGRGGVPEAFKRLKNKENGLRSIIEGIKLVENDTTIKTVGRGSWPDILGNVTLDASVMDGDDLRTGSIGALKGYANAVEVAYEVMQRLHHEILVAEGANRFANEINATKIDNLLPEIKKVWLEHLDKHLTTEQKANFPDIPLIELSKFAVDPEKIFDTTVYLSKDYNNTISSATSTSGWGWRYPGRLGDSPIIGAGSYADSRYGACACTHTGEMAIRCGTARSVVLYIKMGMSVKDAVLETAKDLRHLKTGYLDELTIHAIDSQDNHYVASFKGSEPVFYWIWTDGMNEPVKKQAELIS, translated from the coding sequence ATGATTCTAATTGCAAATGATGAAGGTCGTGGTGGCGTACCTGAAGCTTTCAAACGACTTAAAAATAAAGAAAATGGTCTCAGATCTATAATTGAAGGTATTAAACTTGTAGAGAATGATACTACTATCAAAACTGTAGGTAGAGGCTCTTGGCCTGATATTTTGGGCAATGTAACTCTAGATGCTTCTGTAATGGATGGTGATGATCTGCGTACAGGCTCTATCGGTGCTCTAAAAGGTTATGCTAATGCTGTCGAGGTTGCTTATGAAGTTATGCAAAGATTACATCATGAGATATTAGTTGCTGAAGGAGCAAATCGATTTGCTAATGAAATTAATGCTACTAAAATCGATAACTTATTACCAGAAATTAAAAAAGTTTGGTTAGAACATTTAGATAAACACTTAACTACTGAGCAGAAAGCCAACTTCCCAGATATCCCTCTTATTGAATTGAGTAAGTTTGCAGTTGATCCTGAAAAAATATTTGATACTACAGTCTATCTATCAAAAGACTATAATAACACTATCTCATCTGCCACAAGCACTTCTGGTTGGGGTTGGCGTTACCCTGGTAGGTTAGGTGATAGCCCGATTATTGGAGCCGGATCGTATGCTGACTCTAGATATGGTGCTTGTGCATGTACACATACTGGTGAGATGGCTATTCGTTGTGGTACTGCAAGATCTGTAGTTTTATATATAAAAATGGGGATGTCTGTAAAAGATGCTGTGCTTGAGACAGCTAAAGATTTACGCCATCTTAAAACTGGATATTTAGATGAGCTAACAATTCATGCTATTGATAGTCAAGACAATCACTATGTGGCAAGCTTTAAAGGTAGTGAACCTGTCTTCTACTGGATTTGGACTGATGGTATGAATGAACCTGTTAAAAAACAGGCTGAATTAATATCGTAG
- a CDS encoding peptide MFS transporter: MEHLRHPQGLKFLFFAEMWERFSFYGLSAILILYMTQRLDFTDANAALVFGSYVTYLYITTAVGGILADRIIGYRRCVLIGGVSIMTGHIIMALSGSSDTALFLGLGCISAGTGFFKSNVSTMVGRLYDDRDSLRNSGFAYFYTGINFGSVLATFIVGFVGEKIGWHYGFSLAAFGMALGLIFFESGKKHFPKSCDEPNYEVMQRKLFLGLNVWQAIILFMIFSACVFAYLIAHPTQSMIIISLSGIVLLVYLISLWKSLGSNQKTNIAILLILSIFMLFYWSLSNQTSISIPLFIKHNIELNILGFNMPVTTVMATQLTLLVIITPFFGVLWQKLSQRNKEPSDELKFVFSLVFLALCFLFLSIAGSIAAQSGHANVIWLLLCYLMLVFGELCISPVGLALVTRLAPEHLKSTMMGVWWTISAYAGFFGGVISSHIAVDKNTPANSFASGYFKLFIAAIIMAVILFALTPVLKKLTKLRI, encoded by the coding sequence ATGGAACATCTTAGGCATCCTCAAGGACTCAAATTCTTATTTTTCGCAGAAATGTGGGAACGCTTCAGCTTTTACGGATTATCAGCTATTTTAATTTTATACATGACTCAGCGATTAGATTTCACAGATGCTAATGCTGCTCTAGTTTTTGGTAGTTATGTAACATATCTATATATCACTACTGCTGTTGGTGGGATTTTAGCAGATAGAATTATTGGCTACAGGCGTTGTGTGCTAATTGGTGGTGTCTCAATTATGACTGGTCATATAATTATGGCACTATCTGGATCTAGTGATACTGCATTATTTTTAGGGTTAGGTTGTATTTCTGCCGGTACAGGTTTTTTCAAGTCAAATGTCTCTACAATGGTTGGTAGGCTCTATGATGATAGAGACTCTCTACGGAATAGTGGCTTTGCCTACTTTTACACAGGTATAAACTTTGGTTCTGTATTAGCAACTTTTATAGTTGGTTTTGTTGGTGAAAAAATTGGTTGGCATTATGGTTTTAGTTTAGCCGCTTTTGGAATGGCTCTCGGGTTAATATTTTTTGAATCAGGTAAAAAGCATTTCCCTAAAAGCTGTGATGAGCCAAACTATGAAGTTATGCAAAGAAAACTTTTCTTGGGATTAAATGTTTGGCAAGCAATTATATTATTTATGATTTTCTCAGCATGTGTTTTTGCTTATTTAATAGCCCACCCTACTCAATCAATGATAATTATTTCATTATCTGGAATTGTTCTGTTGGTTTATCTAATATCTCTTTGGAAATCTCTTGGAAGTAATCAAAAGACTAATATTGCTATTCTTTTAATACTATCAATATTTATGCTTTTCTACTGGTCACTGAGTAATCAAACCTCTATTAGCATCCCTCTATTTATCAAGCATAATATTGAGCTTAATATCTTAGGTTTTAATATGCCTGTTACTACTGTTATGGCAACACAACTGACTTTATTAGTTATAATTACCCCTTTTTTTGGTGTCTTATGGCAGAAACTAAGTCAACGTAACAAAGAACCTTCTGATGAGTTAAAATTTGTATTTAGCTTAGTATTTCTTGCGTTATGTTTCTTATTCTTAAGCATAGCTGGATCAATAGCAGCTCAGTCAGGTCATGCTAATGTAATATGGTTATTACTATGCTATCTAATGCTTGTATTTGGTGAGCTGTGCATTTCACCTGTTGGATTAGCCTTAGTCACTCGCCTTGCTCCTGAGCATCTAAAATCAACAATGATGGGTGTATGGTGGACAATTAGTGCTTATGCTGGATTCTTTGGTGGTGTAATTAGTTCACATATTGCTGTAGATAAAAACACTCCTGCAAATAGTTTTGCATCAGGATATTTTAAACTTTTTATTGCAGCAATTATTATGGCTGTTATATTATTTGCATTAACTCCAGTATTAAAAAAACTTACTAAACTTAGGATATAA
- a CDS encoding GFA family protein, protein MSFKGSCLCNSVKFEIDGSFENFFLCHCEHCRKDTGSAHAANLFSSNAKLNWQSGQELVKKYKLPASHHTKSFCSECGSALPFEQSEFNLVVVPAGSLDDKVDIKPTANIFMASKANWDENLASAHSFDAFPMP, encoded by the coding sequence ATGTCATTCAAAGGTTCATGTCTTTGTAATTCTGTTAAATTTGAAATTGATGGTAGTTTTGAAAATTTCTTTCTGTGTCATTGTGAGCATTGTCGTAAAGATACAGGTTCAGCTCATGCAGCTAATTTGTTTTCATCAAATGCAAAATTAAATTGGCAATCTGGTCAAGAATTAGTCAAAAAATATAAACTACCTGCATCACATCATACAAAAAGTTTTTGTAGTGAATGTGGTTCAGCATTACCTTTTGAGCAATCAGAATTTAATTTAGTAGTAGTGCCTGCTGGTAGTCTAGATGATAAAGTGGATATTAAGCCGACAGCTAATATATTTATGGCTAGTAAAGCTAATTGGGATGAAAATTTAGCATCAGCTCATAGTTTTGATGCTTTTCCAATGCCTTAA